TCTTCTTGCTCAGGGGTGGTAATAACGGCTCGGACTGTCAGACCAACGATGCCCAGCACGATCACACTCATCACGCTGATGGCGACTTTGCGGTTTTTCCAGTAGCGCGAGGGGTTTTTGTCCAAAAAGGGCAGCGCAATCAGCGCCAGCACGGCGATACCAGGGATTAGCGCTGTACCGACCCATTCGATGGCTCCAGGGACGAATTTGAGCGCCTCAAATAAAAACAGGAAGTACCATTCCGGGCGGGGGATGTAAGCTGTATCGTTAGGATCCGCTTTGGGTTCGGCTGCCACCCCCACAAAGGCTGCCAACCCGATGAGCAGGATGAACAGCGCAAATGAGACCAGTAAATCCTTGTAGATAATATCCGGCCAGAACTTGACACCTTTTTGTTTGGCAGCAGTATATTTTGCGTGATATTTCTTCTTATGTTCTTCGTTCACGGTATGCCTCCTGCCTTACTCGTCCTCGCCGGGGACATTGGAAATTCCCAGGCGGATGATGAGATACATATGGACGCTGATGAGCAGCACAATGCCCAACGGCAAAAGCCAGATATGTGCCGAGAAGAAGCGCGCCAGTGTGACTGCGCTCAGGCCGCTGCCGCCGCGTAAGGCTCTAAGGATGAAATCGCCAATTCCGGGTACAGTTCCAGCGATTTCGGTGCCCACGGTAGTCGCCCAGTACGCTCGCTGATTCCAGGGCAACAAATAGCCAGTGAAGCCCATGCCCAAGGTGAGCAGCAGCAAGAGGGATCCTGTCAGCCAGGTGATTTCGCGGGGGTATTTGTAGGCGCCGTAGAAGAAGGTGCGCAGCATGTGTATGAAGACGATTAACACCATCAGGCTGGCTCCCCAGTGATGGATGCCGCGGATCAGCCAGCCGAAAGCCACGCCATCCATGATATATTGAATGCTGTCGTAGGCTTTATCGGGGGAGGGAACGTAGTACATGGTTAGGAATATGCCAGTGATGCCCTGCATGACGAACAGGAATAAACTGGCGCTGCCCAGGGTGAACCACCAGTTCACTTTGGGTACTTTTCGGTCGAGTACGGCGCCGTAAATGGCCTCCAGGCCAAGACGTTCATCGAGCCATTGGAAAATTTTTTCAAACATACTTAGGCCTCCGTCAGGTGGATGAGAATATTCCCATCTTCGATTGTGTATTCATATTCATCCATCGGGCGGGGCGGCGGCCCGTAG
The window above is part of the Chloroflexota bacterium genome. Proteins encoded here:
- a CDS encoding cytochrome b6 (electron transport protein), whose protein sequence is MFEKIFQWLDERLGLEAIYGAVLDRKVPKVNWWFTLGSASLFLFVMQGITGIFLTMYYVPSPDKAYDSIQYIMDGVAFGWLIRGIHHWGASLMVLIVFIHMLRTFFYGAYKYPREITWLTGSLLLLLTLGMGFTGYLLPWNQRAYWATTVGTEIAGTVPGIGDFILRALRGGSGLSAVTLARFFSAHIWLLPLGIVLLISVHMYLIIRLGISNVPGEDE